A genomic segment from Triticum dicoccoides isolate Atlit2015 ecotype Zavitan chromosome 1A, WEW_v2.0, whole genome shotgun sequence encodes:
- the LOC119355599 gene encoding uncharacterized protein LOC119355599, with product MADAGGKRPDWGTDLVEQARQVDAGTFVRGRASVQRGAPSARDMEKAGAGRSGAVQLDAPALANSGEAQKVEAGSDEAQKVGAGSGEAHEVEKVEAGSGEEEAEQKQEEEDLLGNKRKWDKTGFYPYESDEDEPYEYESGDDVVEGNIESFKEKEVLKIMVQGPAKYYEWRNEKYWCPYCSKPKPRSGLLEHLMEHCRATSISSHDYKIIGQHSALLKVLRNPDL from the exons atggcgGACGCAGGAGGCAAGCGCCCCGATTGGGGCACAGATCTGGTGGAGCAGGCACGGCAGGTCGATGCGGGCACCTTTGTGAGGGGGCGTGCCAGCGTCCAGCGCGGTGCTCCCTCCGCTAGAGATATGGAGAAGGCGGGGGCGGGCCGCAGCGGCGCGGTCCAGCTAGATGCGCCCGctctggcgaactccggcgaggcgcagAAGGTGGAGGCGGGCTCTGACGAGGCGCAGAAGGTTGGGGCGGGCTCTGGCGAGGCGCACgaggtggagaaggtggaggccggctccggcgaggaggaagcggagcaGAAG caggaggaggaggatcttCTGGGCAACAAGAGGAAGTGGGACAAGACTGGGTTCTACCCATATGAGTCTGATGAAGATGAGCCGTACGAG TATGAATCTGGAGATGATGTGGTCGAGGGGAACATCGAGTCCTTTAAAGAGAAGGAGGTGTTGAAGATCATGGTCCAAGGACCTGCTAAGTACTACGAGTGGAGGAATGAAAAGTACTGGTGCCCCTACTGCAGCAAGCCCAAGCCTAGGTCTGGGTTATTGGAGCATCTGATGGAACATTGCCGGGCTACATCGATCTCCAGTCATGACTACAAGATCATTGGTCAGCATTCTGCCCTCCTGAAGGTCCTGAGAAACCCTGACCTCTAG